Part of the Rhizoctonia solani chromosome 2, complete sequence genome is shown below.
GAAGAGGCGTATCACGTTGCAGCCAAGTTGAATCTCATTGCACCTATCGCGGAACAGGTTCAATACAAGTAAATGCGTCCTTCTCTCTCGCATCCATACAGGGTCTGACCATGATCTAGCTGTTTTCATCGTCAACGCTTCGAGTCCGAGTATCAGTAAGACTATGTTCACGATCAAAAGAGAATGATGGGCTAATCTACATTGGTTTGTAGATATTTATACGAGAAGTATGGGTATGGTACCACTATATGGAGCCCTTTGGCTAGTGGAATTTTGACCGGAAAGTATAATAACGGGATTCCAGAGGGTAGCAGGTTTGCGACCAACGCAGACTTCTTCAAAACTAGGATTGAAGGCCTATCAAAAGAAGAGTATGCTTGAACAGCCAACGTATAAGTCTATTAGATCTAATGTTTTAAAAGGGGGCTAAAAACTTTGGATAAGGTGAAGGAACTCACCAAGTTTGCTGAAGCGGGTGAGTAACCTTTTTGTGAATTTGGGCAACACTGACATACATGCATACAATAGAACTGGGATGCTCCGTAACAATCCTTGCGCTTGCTTGGGCTGCATCTCATCCTAATGTAGGTCAACTAAATTATTTTTATCGCTCGCTGTTCATTCTTCTCCGGATTCGTAGGCATCGACTGTCATACTCGGTGCCTCAAATCCAGAACAACTGCTCGAGAACCTTAAAGCGCTGGAAACCCTCAAGAAATTTACTCCTGAGGTAGCCCAAGTGATGCAACACGCTCTATCTTGACTAAACGATTCACAGGTTCGCGAAAAAATTAACAAAATTCTCGATAACACTCCTGCCCCGGAGCCCAACTTACGTCCGCTGTAGAATGCTGAACCCCATGAAAACTAAATATATCAAGTTGAAAGTTTATTTATGAATTACACATACTACAGGATCTCAGTCCTCAATAGAATACAGACAAATCAGGGTATCCCAGAACATCTACTCCAAGTCGAAAACGAGAACTTCTGCATCGTGGTCTCCGTTGTTTTCGATTTGAATCTTCTCGCCACCACGTGCGCCAGCAAAAGCGCCATCTCCTTCACCAAGCTCCAGGCCCCCGTTTAGTTGAACCTTGGCGCCCTTGGAGGCTTCGGTGTTGTATCTATTGGACTAATTAGAATGAGCTGAATGTAACGATTTGAACAAACTCACCCAGAAGTCTGGATAACGTGGACGTATGCCTTGCGAGCGGGTTGGCCAGCGGCCGGTTCAGGGAAAGTATGCGTCACGGTCTTTCCAGGAGAAAGGATTGACGCATAGACGGATAGTTGAGCGTGTACGGGAGTCGGCCCGCTTCCCTCACGCGCGTCCGAAACATCAGATGCATCAACAGGGGCTACGACTTTGAGGAGGTTGTCGCGCTTCTCTGCATCAGTGAAGTGGCGGGTATAGTAGGAGGGTGTGAGTCGGCTCTTGTTGGGAAGCAACCAAATCTGCAAGAAGTGAACCTGCTCCTTGTTGTTGCGGTTGTATTCAGAGTGACGGATACCAGTCCCGGCACTGGTCATTTGAACGTCGCCACGCTTCATAATTTCAACGTTGCCCATGCTATCTTTGCTGTAGATCATGGGATGTGAGTTGGGAGCTCAGTATGATGCAAGTAAGGTACGTACTGCTCAAGTTCACCGCCCACAATGTAGGAGAAGATCTCCATTTCACGGTGAGGATGAGTGCCGAAGCCTTCACCGGGCTCGACGCGGTCTTCGTTGATAACACGGAGCGAACCAAAGCCCTCAAACTTCGGGTCGTAGTACCTGTTTTTAGAAAGTCAGTGACTGAAATAGTTTCTTCTGATGAAATCACTTACATCGCGAAGGAGAAAGTGTGGAAGGTCTTAAGCCAACCTATCAAAACAAAAGTTGAGTCAAAAATAACACAATGTATACCAAGCTATAATTACTCACCGTGGTTGGCATGTCCACGGTTCTGAGACAGACGGGGGATGAGGCGGACCTCGGGGTGGAGAGGCGACAGAGATGCAGAAGCCATTTTTAGGTGTGCGGGATTAGTTGGGTGGTGATGAGTGAGGTTGCTAATTGCTCGTCCAAGAGAGAAGGGCATGTTGGGTCGTAGAGAGCTCCGGATGTTGAGGCTTTATACTGGAGCCGGGTCTATGAATCGAAGAATGAACGAATATGCTGGTATGACCGGGATCCCTGGTTGTTTGACAGGTGCGTCGGCTGCTGACAGATGAATACTCGAAGTACATATGAGGTATTCTCTGGGCCTTTATTATTTGAATAGCGTGGGAAGTGATGGTCCATATAAGACATGGGTGAGGTGGGTCGTCCTTGAGCCGAGCGGCATGTTCATTCTTTGTTCTCGCACCATCCGCTGCTGCCTCAGCTGCGCCCAGACGCAGGCGCGGAGCATAGTGGATATGCGCGTATCGGTGTGTTACGCGAGATCGAAGCACCCGGAACTGACTAAAGTCGTGAACCAATAGCCATATAAGGAAACAGTGATTAGCGCTGCTCATTACAAACCAGCCACTCGACCCGAGGGATCGCCTGTACAATCTGGAACATGTACAATCTGGAACATGGTCAAATAGGTAATGAATAACGGAACGACCTCGGTGGCAAAATAAAATGACCTAAATGGGAGAAATATATACTAGAAGATGATGGGCTATACCTTCCAGCCGACCCAAGCCACGAAACGTGGACTGAGCAGATCGTCTGCAGTCGCCAAACTTGAAATCCCCCATGATTCACCATCTCCATAAGCTCGAGGCCTCCATGCCAACCATTCGTAGAGGAACTCCCGTACCACGTCCTCATCTCGCAATTCGATAACTACGAGTATGGGTGCATCAAACGTCCCCAGCGCTCTCACAAGCGGCCGTACAAGTGCGGTGTTGTATATACAATCAACACATAACACTAGATCCGCAGTAAACTGTGGTATAATCTGCCACGTCCAATCCAGAGGCTCGACGGAGACTTTAGCGGACTTAGCGTTTTTGCGCAAGAGAGGGGTAAGCTCTGGGAGATCTGTAAGGGTAATATGTCCATTTCCAGATAAGAGTGGACGGAGGGCGCATCCGAGGACGCCTGTACCACTGCCAAGCTCAACAATTTTGGCGTTGGAGATATGATTGGAGCTGAGGAGGGCCGAGTGAGGAGGGTGAGGTGGGAAATAGTACTGctgaagaagaagcttggctaAATGCACGCTTTGATCGAGTTAGGCACCGATGGTCCCAGTGTAGGTCTTCCGTGCTCACCTAGCCCGCCATACGACGCTTCCTATGTCAAATCGATATGTTAGATTAACAACTACTTTACAAAGTCATTAGAAACAACTATTATTATCTTACCTGTATCACCCTTCCGGCTTCGAAGGCCTGTTACATCTTGAAACACTTCAATTTCAACAACCTTTTCGGCTGGTCCGGGCTTGGAACTTTGGGCCTTTCTGTGCCGACCCCGGCCCTTCGCTTTGGACTCTTCCGTTATCGCTGGTGAAGGCGAACTTAGAACAAAGTTCAATGTCAAAGAGTCAGCAAGTGAATCGACTGAACCAAGACCCTGTATGCCATCTTCATCCCGGTTCTCGACGTGCCGACTGTACAAAATAAAGACCTATATTGGATATATTGTCCGCTTCTAGGCTATGCTAAAGCTGAGTGGCATACCTCCTCATCCACATCTAAAACCTGGGTAGAGCCCTGGGGCAGTGTCACAAGAACTCCTGGCGGCCGAGGCAGTTCACAAGACAAATTGCTATCAACCGCGGCGACTTGGGAGGCGTGGTTCATAATGCTCGTACGATAATCACGTGAGGCTGTTTTTTTTTAGATTCATATttgagctacatgcgaacaaaGGCAAACTGCTCGCAGACCGAGTTAAGCTACGTTAAGAGAAAGGAGGCAAAAGAAATATAACAGACAAAAGAGAAGACAAGCGTGGGAGACGGTAAAAAAATCCGGGAGGGCGGGTAAGACTCGGTATGGCTGCCATAAGGGTGATACCACGCGAGGCCGTAAGAGCTCGAGGGGAGGCTGCCGTTTCTGGGTTTGTTCGTTCACATACATGTTGAAAATTGACCCATGAGGCGCTGCATATTCTGTTGCAAGCTAAAACATACGTCATAAGCTTGCTGTACCATACAAGGTTACTAAACTATTCCCGGGAAACTTCAACTACTGCGGGCACTGCTTGGAATGAGATGAAGTGTGGAAATCGAATACATTTGGGCATGATGTCGTTACACTTGACGTAATGCCGGAACAAGTTCAACGATGCTTCTTGAGTCAAGCATGCTGCAGAGTAGTAAATGAGCAGCGATGATGCAGTAGGACGTTCATGCCAATGAGCTGATGACGGTCGGTGTGTGGAGTGGTTGTAATAAGGTGTTTGAGGTAATGCCGGAACGTGAATGCCAAGGGTTCCCGGGTAGCTCAGGAGGAAATTCTGCTGACAAAGCAGTGTTCGGGGGCCGCGCCGCAGCCATTGTGGTGAGAGTGTTACATACTCTCCACCACCGTCACTCTCGCTATAAGTATTGCCTTGCTGGACAAGCAACCACGCTCTCTCTCTCACCCACCGCCAAACTTCTTAATGATTTGGGCTCCTCTCCTTCCACTTTTCGCTCTAGGAGCATCGGCGGCTCCGAGCATAGTTCCCAAACCGGTAGCGATGCCCCTGACTAGACGTCAAGGGCTCACCAGACGATCCCATGACCGCGAGTGGGTAAAGGAACAAGGTGCTGCACTAAAGCACAAATGGGGAGGATCAGGAAATACCAGGCGTGCCAGTGGGATTAACGACCTGGTCAACTATGGTACCGACTCGTCCTACTATGGGAGTATAGCTGTTGGGACACCCCCCGTTGCATTCAATGTTATTTTGGATACTGGTGAGCACTTGATCAAATTAAATCCGCTGGTTACTAATATCTATTTTAGGTTCCTCCGACCTCTGGCTCGCCTCATCAACATGTTACACCGGCTGCCAAGGCGTCCCCACGTTCAACGCAGCCAACTCTTCCTCTTTCCAGAAGTACGTGTTGGTCCCTATTCTATCGATGCTGGGTTAACCCTTTTCTGTAGTTTAACTACAAGCTTTGCAATCCGCTACGGTTCTGGCCAAGCTGCCGGCGAGCTTGGTAGCGACACAGTACAAATGGCTGGCTTCCAAGTCACCGGCCAAACCTTTGCACTTGCCGACCAGGTATCATCTGGCTTGCTTACGAATCCCGTTTCGGGTCTTTTGGGCCTCGGATGGAGCTCTATTGCATCTTCGGGAGCGACCCCCTTCTGGGAGACGTTAGCCAAGAACAACCAATGGTCCGAGCCAGTCATGTCGTTCTTCTTAACTCGGTTTACCGACGTCAGTGGGGCACGCGAGCGAGAGCCCGGTGGCGAATTCATGATGGGAGGTACCAACACCAATTTGTACACTGGTGATATCGACTATGTGAATATTCCTAGTGGCCAAGAGTCGTACTGGCTGATTCCTCTCACGGCGGTTGGGGTCAATGGTGCCAACATACTTGGCTCGACAGTCAATGCCGCCATTGACACTGGAACGACCCTCGTTGGTGGCCCCACCAGTGCGATTGCAGCCATCTTTGCCCAGATTCCAAATTCCGAGCCCGGAACTGGCGATCTTGAAGGATACTACCTTTACCCATGTTCGACATCAGTGACGATCACGATGACGTTTTCATCTCGCACGTGGTCGATCGATCCAGCGGACTTTTTGCTCATGCGTAACTCGAATACGATGTGCGTCGGTGCCTTTTTTGCCCTTAATTTGTCCGGCTCGGCACCATCCTGGATCGTTGGTGATACTTTCCTCAAGAATGTATACTCCGTCTACCGCTACAACCCTCCCAGTGTTGGGTTCGCCAATTTGTCTTCAAACGCGCTAGCCCAGAATGCTCTTGGTGGTACTTTACCCAGTGCCACTATTGGTTCATCGCCCGTTTCGGCTACCGCGGCAGCTAATGGTGCTGTTGGCATTCCTGACGCGAAGCAGGTTGCAACCATGGTGGGTGTAGGCGCGGGTGTACTCGGTGCGATATTACTTTGACTTCCGAATTATTATGCGCTATGAGAGCGTTTGTCTAAGCGGATACCCCAATACTCATTCAATTACTCGAAGCGAACATACACATGGACACTAGATTCATTTATAACAAATTTTGTATGTATGTATAGGAATTACGGATTATAATAGATCTCGCCTAGTTTGAATGTGGTTGCGTTTTTTTAGTTGCTTGATTGGATAAGAAAGCTTGAAGTGTCATTCCCATCTGAGATACACCCTTGTTCAACGCCACGTGAAGCCGCTAATCATGCCTATAAACCAGACGCATGGCAGAGGCTTCGTTTTTTCTTCGTCTAGCGGAGCGAGCTAGGTTCGTGCGCGAAGAACCAGGCGAAGCACATTCTTAGTGTTATTCTGAGGCATTGAATCCGCTCCCGATGCCGGCGTCGAACGATAAAAAGGAACGAGGCCCCAGTCAACTTCGTTCGCCTGGGAGACCTTCGCTTGGCTGGGCGGCAGTTATGGTTGCCATTGTATTCGCCCTATTTGCATCTGCTGTGTTCAAATGGGTCCTCGTAGGGGTATG
Proteins encoded:
- a CDS encoding pirin domain-containing protein, producing the protein MPFSLGRAISNLTHHHPTNPAHLKMASASLSPLHPEVRLIPRLSQNRGHANHGWLKTFHTFSFAMYYDPKFEGFGSLRVINEDRVEPGEGFGTHPHREMEIFSYIVGGELEHKDSMGNVEIMKRGDVQMTSAGTGIRHSEYNRNNKEQVHFLQIWLLPNKSRLTPSYYTRHFTDAEKRDNLLKVVAPVDASDVSDAREGSGPTPVHAQLSVYASILSPGKTVTHTFPEPAAGQPARKAYVHVIQTSGYNTEASKGAKVQLNGGLELGEGDGAFAGARGGEKIQIENNGDHDAEVLVFDLE
- a CDS encoding protein-lysine methyltransferase C42C1,13, producing MNHASQVAAVDSNLSCELPRPPGVLVTLPQGSTQVLDVDEEVFILYSRHVENRDEDGIQGLGSVDSLADSLTLNFVLSSPSPAITEESKAKGRGRHRKAQSSKPGPAEKVVEIEVFQDVTGLRSRKGDTGSVVWRASVHLAKLLLQQYYFPPHPPHSALLSSNHISNAKIVELGSGTGVLGCALRPLLSGNGHITLTDLPELTPLLRKNAKSAKVSVEPLDWTWQIIPQFTADLVLCVDCIYNTALVRPLVRALGTFDAPILVVIELRDEDVVREFLYEWLAWRPRAYGDGESWGISSLATADDLLSPRFVAWVGWKV
- a CDS encoding aspartyl protease, with amino-acid sequence MPLTRRQGLTRRSHDREWVKEQGAALKHKWGGSGNTRRASGINDLVNYGTDSSYYGSIAVGTPPVAFNVILDTGSSDLWLASSTCYTGCQGVPTFNAANSSSFQNLTTSFAIRYGSGQAAGELGSDTVQMAGFQVTGQTFALADQVSSGLLTNPVSGLLGLGWSSIASSGATPFWETLAKNNQWSEPVMSFFLTRFTDVSGAREREPGGEFMMGGTNTNLYTGDIDYVNIPSGQESYWLIPLTAVGVNGANILGSTVNAAIDTGTTLVGGPTSAIAAIFAQIPNSEPGTGDLEGYYLYPCSTSVTITMTFSSRTWSIDPADFLLMRNSNTMCVGAFFALNLSGSAPSWIVGDTFLKNVYSVYRYNPPSVGFANLSSNALAQNALGGTLPSATIGSSPVSATAAANGAVGIPDAKQVATMVGVGAGVLGAILL